One genomic segment of Desulfocapsa sulfexigens DSM 10523 includes these proteins:
- a CDS encoding histidine triad nucleotide-binding protein: MTTDCLFCKIAAGHIPAEKLYEDDELLAFRDIAPQAPVHFLVIPKKHIQDPTGVAKEDEGLIGRMMRTGSKVARENGITDFRLVFNNGAEAGQTVFHIHMHVLGGRSLNWPPG, translated from the coding sequence ATGACCACAGACTGTCTTTTTTGTAAAATTGCGGCCGGGCACATCCCTGCTGAGAAACTCTACGAAGACGATGAGCTGCTTGCCTTTCGTGACATTGCCCCTCAGGCTCCCGTCCATTTCCTGGTGATCCCCAAAAAACATATCCAGGATCCGACAGGGGTTGCAAAGGAGGACGAGGGGCTTATCGGCAGGATGATGCGAACTGGCTCAAAAGTCGCCAGAGAAAATGGTATTACAGATTTCCGCCTTGTGTTTAACAATGGAGCAGAGGCCGGACAGACCGTCTTCCATATCCATATGCATGTATTGGGTGGCAGGTCCCTGAACTGGCCTCCAGGATAA
- a CDS encoding ABC-F family ATP-binding cassette domain-containing protein: MSHLLACQDLGKSFGSQRLFEHIDFVIHKGDRVGLIGPNGSGKSTLLKILCGRLDPDEGKVVVRKNIRTAYLAQADVFMEHASIEENLEAALDSLDLDEIERYNRVQALLSRAEFPDSSVAVELLSGGWRKRLAICRSFVVQPDILVMDEPTNHLDIEGVIWLERMLSGALPKSPDAFILVSHDRRFLQNVAHRVVELSAVYPQGALAVDGGYSDFVRARVQFLEQQQQLEDRLANKMRREAEWLSRGPKARATKARYRIDEAHKLQAQLTEVKNRNRSIKQVRIDFDATGRKTKKLFEAEGIAKSYDGRTLFSNLDMVLSPGSRLGLLGRNGCGKSTLMKIIAASTEDDGLKADSGTVSTAPGIRIVSFDQKRETIDPAITLRQALAPDGDSIMFRESSYHVVSWAQRFLFRADQLETPVGQLSGGEQARILIAELMRQPADILLLDEPTNDLDIPSLDILEESLLDFPGALVLVSHDRFLLDSVCDQVLGFDGSGAVAFYADYEQWLADLKRNEKSGSSSPAHQVPGDVPKKEKQKKPGKLSYMDQREYDRIEEKIMEGEEEQERLQRIMDSPETVADPQLLESVWADLEQAKMDVEALYERWDELEAQKGNVK; this comes from the coding sequence ATGTCTCATCTACTAGCCTGTCAGGATCTGGGAAAATCTTTTGGCTCCCAGCGCCTTTTTGAACATATTGATTTTGTTATACATAAAGGTGACCGTGTCGGCCTCATCGGACCAAATGGAAGTGGCAAGTCTACTCTTTTAAAAATACTCTGCGGCCGGCTGGATCCCGACGAAGGGAAGGTTGTGGTACGAAAAAATATACGTACTGCCTATCTTGCTCAAGCAGATGTCTTTATGGAGCATGCCAGTATTGAAGAAAATCTTGAGGCGGCACTGGACTCACTTGATTTGGATGAGATCGAACGCTACAACAGGGTGCAGGCTCTGCTTTCCCGTGCTGAATTTCCCGATTCAAGTGTAGCGGTTGAGCTGCTTTCCGGTGGCTGGCGCAAGAGGCTCGCCATTTGTCGTAGTTTTGTGGTGCAGCCCGATATCCTTGTCATGGATGAACCCACAAACCATCTTGATATTGAAGGAGTAATCTGGCTGGAAAGAATGTTGTCCGGTGCCCTTCCCAAGAGTCCCGATGCGTTCATACTGGTTAGTCATGATCGGCGCTTTCTCCAAAATGTAGCCCACAGGGTTGTGGAGCTCTCTGCCGTCTACCCTCAGGGAGCACTGGCTGTGGATGGCGGGTATTCCGATTTTGTTCGGGCCAGAGTTCAGTTTCTCGAGCAGCAGCAGCAACTGGAAGACCGTCTGGCAAACAAAATGAGACGTGAGGCCGAGTGGCTTAGCCGTGGTCCCAAGGCACGAGCAACCAAGGCCCGCTATCGAATTGACGAGGCTCATAAGCTTCAGGCACAACTGACAGAGGTGAAAAACAGGAATAGATCCATAAAACAGGTTCGCATAGATTTTGATGCAACAGGGAGAAAAACAAAGAAACTATTTGAGGCTGAAGGGATTGCTAAAAGTTATGATGGACGGACTCTCTTCAGTAACCTTGATATGGTTCTCTCACCCGGCAGCCGCCTTGGCCTGCTGGGAAGGAACGGTTGTGGAAAGTCCACACTGATGAAGATTATAGCTGCAAGCACAGAAGATGATGGGCTTAAGGCAGATAGTGGAACGGTAAGTACGGCACCAGGAATACGAATTGTCAGTTTTGACCAGAAACGTGAGACCATTGATCCTGCGATAACCCTCCGTCAGGCTCTCGCCCCAGACGGAGATTCGATTATGTTCAGGGAGTCCTCGTATCATGTGGTGTCCTGGGCGCAGCGCTTTCTTTTTCGCGCTGATCAACTGGAGACTCCTGTTGGGCAGTTGTCCGGTGGAGAACAGGCGCGTATTTTGATTGCAGAACTTATGCGGCAACCGGCTGATATACTGCTGCTCGATGAGCCTACCAATGATCTTGATATTCCGTCACTGGATATTCTGGAGGAGAGTTTGCTTGATTTCCCGGGAGCGCTTGTTCTGGTGAGTCACGATCGTTTTCTTCTGGATTCCGTATGTGATCAGGTGCTCGGTTTTGACGGCAGTGGTGCTGTTGCTTTCTACGCGGATTATGAACAGTGGCTGGCGGATCTCAAGAGAAATGAAAAGAGTGGCTCTTCTTCACCTGCTCACCAGGTTCCCGGTGATGTTCCAAAAAAAGAAAAGCAAAAGAAGCCAGGCAAACTTTCGTATATGGATCAGCGGGAATATGACCGGATAGAAGAGAAAATCATGGAGGGAGAGGAAGAGCAGGAGCGTTTACAGCGTATTATGGATTCTCCAGAAACCGTGGCAGACCCACAGTTGCTGGAGTCTGTCTGGGCAGATCTGGAGCAGGCTAAAATGGATGTGGAAGCCCTGTATGAGCGCTGGGACGAGCTGGAGGCCCAAAAAGGAAACGTTAAGTAG
- a CDS encoding M23 family metallopeptidase, translating to MSDRLHIIITGDEGKAQSFLFSKRRLKTACFLTASLFITLTVISYNAYHFFNTNKALNNQVTELNRELQKSNRLKHSLALKVQDLQELNSNQAEDFQQEKTTLLNTAVSELEERSSMIERIMSNIGIEVKDVVEDRNNSGGPFLAPRDSAGTDLVYRSDRYMETINFLPLGRPIPGPVTSAFGHRTDPVNGKKGYHSGVDMRGRYGQKVVATADGIVKKAFFNGSYGKYVEINHGNGYTTKFAHMKKILVKRGDRVKRGQAIGTVGNSGRSTGPHLHYEVCLDKQPINPSKFLKVNKLYQPVIISQLNAKKKHNVSLTAKNEHSASSDTSEN from the coding sequence ATGAGTGACCGCTTACATATTATTATCACGGGTGATGAAGGGAAGGCTCAGAGCTTTCTCTTCTCCAAACGCAGGCTTAAAACCGCCTGCTTTCTGACTGCTTCACTTTTTATCACCCTGACTGTTATCAGTTACAATGCCTATCATTTCTTCAACACCAATAAGGCATTGAACAATCAAGTAACCGAGCTCAACAGAGAACTCCAGAAAAGTAATCGCCTGAAACACAGTCTTGCATTAAAGGTTCAGGATCTTCAGGAACTAAACAGCAATCAGGCGGAAGATTTTCAGCAGGAAAAGACAACTCTTCTCAATACCGCAGTCTCTGAGCTGGAAGAACGCAGCAGCATGATTGAGCGAATCATGAGCAACATTGGCATTGAAGTAAAGGACGTGGTAGAAGACAGAAACAACTCAGGTGGTCCCTTTCTCGCACCACGAGATTCTGCAGGGACAGACCTCGTCTACCGTTCCGACCGCTACATGGAAACTATAAACTTTCTGCCTCTTGGTCGCCCAATACCAGGTCCTGTCACATCAGCATTTGGTCATCGCACAGATCCGGTAAATGGAAAGAAAGGATACCATTCTGGTGTAGATATGCGTGGCCGTTATGGTCAGAAAGTCGTTGCCACTGCTGACGGTATTGTCAAAAAAGCCTTCTTCAACGGTAGCTATGGGAAATACGTGGAGATCAACCATGGAAACGGCTACACCACCAAGTTTGCACATATGAAAAAGATTCTTGTCAAACGTGGGGACAGGGTAAAACGCGGCCAGGCTATTGGAACCGTAGGAAACAGTGGCCGCTCCACCGGACCTCACCTTCATTATGAAGTATGCCTTGACAAACAGCCAATCAACCCCAGCAAATTTCTGAAAGTCAACAAGCTCTACCAGCCCGTAATTATCTCACAGTTAAATGCCAAAAAAAAACATAACGTCTCACTAACGGCAAAAAACGAACACTCTGCATCTTCTGATACTTCGGAGAACTAA
- a CDS encoding bactofilin family protein — MALFNKKDSFEQESEKADKEVISSIIDSRMTIKGELVFEGKARIDGTIEGNIQGEHLILSEGGKINGNVKVATFVCHGTLKGDVRASMVTARKTCQIQGLIESNSLSVEPGAGLSGEMKVASKDLHLVSTETGDTHSVNG; from the coding sequence GTGGCCCTATTCAACAAAAAAGACAGCTTTGAACAGGAAAGTGAAAAAGCTGACAAAGAAGTTATTTCTTCCATCATTGACTCCCGAATGACCATCAAGGGGGAGTTAGTGTTTGAGGGCAAAGCCCGAATTGACGGCACCATTGAGGGAAACATCCAAGGTGAGCATCTAATTCTCAGCGAAGGCGGAAAAATCAATGGCAACGTAAAGGTCGCAACCTTTGTCTGCCACGGGACGCTCAAGGGAGATGTGAGGGCTAGCATGGTTACAGCTCGTAAAACATGCCAGATTCAAGGACTTATCGAGAGCAACAGCCTCAGCGTGGAACCAGGTGCAGGACTCAGCGGAGAAATGAAGGTGGCAAGCAAAGATCTCCATTTGGTGAGCACCGAAACCGGTGACACCCACTCTGTAAACGGTTGA
- a CDS encoding ATP-grasp domain-containing protein, which yields MTRHPRVITSNREFPERLHTLSGGDIIACRLRLKYAEEHLLLDMLERGVQLIPSASSQLASRSKTFQARLFSHFMIPHTVVIYDIHGLLATVSLYGRHSIGKVILKHDRKNAGLGIHLFQDIEDVYTQAANNVLPYPFVLQPFVNNSRDIRVIILKDYIEAYERSNPDSFRNNLHCGGQAASVSLTKHQLALCRNVMERGSFPYAHLDLMITENSETYLAEINLRGGIRGAAIDPGSYQEKVKAIEETLLQDKLSPT from the coding sequence TTGACCAGACACCCCCGTGTTATCACCAGCAATCGGGAGTTCCCCGAACGCCTCCATACCCTTTCAGGCGGTGATATCATTGCCTGTCGACTTCGCCTGAAGTACGCAGAAGAGCACCTGCTCCTGGACATGCTAGAACGGGGAGTACAGCTCATCCCATCGGCCTCATCACAACTCGCCAGCCGCTCCAAAACATTCCAGGCCCGTTTATTCAGTCATTTCATGATACCCCACACTGTTGTCATCTATGACATCCATGGGCTTCTCGCTACTGTCTCCCTTTACGGTCGACATTCAATCGGAAAGGTTATCCTGAAACACGATCGTAAAAATGCAGGCCTTGGAATCCACCTCTTTCAGGATATCGAGGACGTGTACACCCAGGCAGCGAATAATGTTCTCCCCTATCCATTTGTCCTTCAGCCTTTTGTTAATAACAGTAGGGACATACGGGTCATCATCCTGAAAGACTACATCGAGGCATATGAACGTAGTAATCCTGATAGCTTTCGTAACAATCTCCATTGTGGTGGCCAAGCCGCGAGCGTTTCATTAACAAAACACCAGCTCGCCCTATGTCGAAATGTCATGGAACGTGGTTCGTTCCCATACGCACACCTCGACCTGATGATCACTGAGAATTCTGAAACATACCTTGCGGAAATCAATTTACGAGGCGGAATAAGAGGTGCTGCCATCGACCCCGGCAGCTATCAAGAGAAGGTCAAAGCAATAGAAGAGACACTCCTTCAGGACAAATTATCCCCCACCTGA
- a CDS encoding TusE/DsrC/DsvC family sulfur relay protein has protein sequence MPTIEHNGNSYNCDEDGFLLNGMDDMNDDWIDYVKGVEGIAELTDEHHKVIDALREYYKKNGIAPMVRILSKTTGFPLKRIYELFPSGPGKGACKMAGLPKPTGCV, from the coding sequence ATGCCTACAATAGAACACAACGGAAACAGCTACAACTGTGATGAAGATGGATTCCTGCTTAATGGTATGGATGACATGAACGATGATTGGATTGATTACGTAAAAGGTGTTGAAGGTATTGCAGAGCTTACCGATGAGCACCATAAAGTAATCGACGCTCTTCGTGAGTACTACAAGAAAAACGGTATTGCTCCAATGGTACGTATTCTCTCCAAGACTACCGGTTTTCCTCTTAAGAGAATTTACGAGCTGTTCCCATCAGGACCTGGTAAAGGTGCCTGTAAAATGGCTGGTCTTCCTAAACCTACCGGTTGTGTATAA
- a CDS encoding peptidylprolyl isomerase produces MLQIFRDKSQSVFIQAIVLVIALVFIFWGVGANMMDSREAAIVVNNQEISFQEYQSTYDKLLSSYRQQFGGSVPEELLQSLGLNEQVKSQLIQQALLRQGAEAMGILVSAPEVQTHIQEMAQFQVNDSFNMEKYKSLLASNRLTPHQFETSQRVDMLSAKGVQAIGSFATTVTDAEINDLFQQAKESVTLNFIKISPSDFIDNVVIEDDALAEWFAQNKENYKTDPLIKLKFLSFQYDADSEKNEDASNTRAAVFQRANDAYEGIISAGSLQEYANIHPEVDIQETDFFSHLTPPATLDNSPVVQEKVFSLKTGELSSLIESPSGYSILYAEAIQAPEIPSLETVKNQVINDYREAQAKILARNKSEELLKALQEGGQLPELGKANNLESKEVSLSRSSTASDTKEFPPNLLMDVFSLNSSKPLPEKPATVGEDLYLYQFTGRTLPDPTTLTAEEEERFRAQLLNAKQERILIAWIRNQEGTADIFTNRNIQ; encoded by the coding sequence ATGCTTCAGATTTTTCGGGATAAATCACAGTCTGTTTTTATTCAGGCCATCGTTCTGGTTATCGCTCTTGTTTTTATTTTCTGGGGAGTTGGAGCCAACATGATGGACAGCCGGGAAGCTGCCATTGTTGTTAACAATCAGGAAATCAGTTTCCAGGAGTACCAGAGCACATACGATAAACTCCTCTCCAGCTATCGCCAGCAATTTGGTGGCTCTGTTCCGGAAGAACTTCTGCAAAGCCTGGGCTTGAACGAACAGGTTAAAAGTCAGCTCATCCAGCAGGCACTCCTTCGACAGGGAGCTGAAGCGATGGGCATACTAGTTTCTGCCCCTGAAGTACAAACGCACATCCAGGAGATGGCTCAATTCCAGGTGAATGATTCTTTTAATATGGAGAAATACAAGTCCCTTTTAGCCTCTAACCGACTCACTCCTCACCAGTTTGAAACATCGCAGCGCGTTGATATGCTCTCTGCCAAAGGAGTTCAGGCGATTGGATCTTTCGCCACAACCGTCACCGATGCGGAAATCAACGATCTATTCCAGCAGGCAAAAGAAAGCGTCACTCTCAACTTTATCAAGATCAGCCCTTCTGACTTCATCGATAATGTGGTCATTGAAGACGATGCCCTCGCAGAATGGTTTGCCCAGAATAAAGAAAATTACAAAACCGACCCCTTGATAAAACTGAAGTTTCTCTCTTTTCAATACGATGCTGATTCTGAGAAAAATGAAGATGCCAGCAATACCCGAGCTGCTGTTTTTCAAAGGGCAAATGATGCCTATGAAGGAATTATTTCCGCGGGAAGCCTTCAGGAGTATGCAAATATCCACCCAGAGGTCGATATCCAGGAAACTGATTTTTTCTCACACCTGACACCTCCGGCTACCCTGGACAATTCCCCTGTGGTTCAGGAAAAGGTGTTCTCCCTGAAAACCGGAGAGCTCAGCTCACTCATCGAATCTCCCAGTGGATATTCTATTCTCTACGCAGAAGCCATCCAGGCCCCTGAAATCCCATCGCTTGAAACCGTAAAAAATCAAGTCATCAATGATTACAGGGAAGCTCAGGCAAAGATTCTCGCCCGTAACAAGAGCGAAGAGCTCCTCAAAGCCCTGCAGGAAGGTGGCCAATTACCCGAGCTTGGCAAGGCCAATAACCTCGAAAGTAAGGAAGTCAGCCTGTCCCGCAGCTCCACCGCTTCCGACACTAAAGAGTTCCCACCGAACCTTCTTATGGATGTTTTCTCATTGAACAGCAGCAAACCTCTACCAGAGAAACCTGCAACGGTTGGTGAAGATCTCTACCTCTATCAGTTTACAGGACGGACGCTGCCTGACCCCACCACACTGACAGCAGAAGAGGAGGAGCGATTCAGGGCACAGCTTCTTAATGCCAAACAGGAACGCATCCTCATCGCCTGGATTCGCAATCAGGAAGGGACCGCCGATATTTTCACCAATAGAAATATCCAATAA
- a CDS encoding DEAD/DEAH box helicase, giving the protein MPDPSNDLLPIYDKLTPFEQTLLQFQSIVYEPAHTTLIVNCLRKLDIRSPRGNRPTAANLNHYFTKFQEAGLVTKERQCSPHIVEKLSRIAVAEGTFATYAEVIRKEAPVSYYYGKWTTRCWRAMREMRIGIYTQDFDVIDDALEFLSGQCREILSPLPPTVHVTTGPFDPTWFRSLAPSFQFFLLNDILRYEQSTLNSYPEILTYLEEETGLEELSQDEKLPFQRILFNQYIFRGRLVEAKQLVEENSESFVGTGAAGTLAFLSGNQNKTADLFELDLDFLRDLTGSEKAAFFGPIGLFHALAVLQNDQTDKEQKVAHQIGIALSLFSKSVEEKAYQVLANFLQIRNSTALPGDETSFHKDDAPHSLTILVTALSQYWLNSNLQPELKLLVKRLYHQALTNDFHFFSLNLAALLAGIGDTDGEYNDTITRLKGETGLIPLIDILESEEPWKRNLQALIQVTASSHESSNAMNERLIWLVEYKNGKMHINPKEQKRNAAGVWSKGRPISLSRLYSGKLPYLTVQDRKISACIQKQVNTETHGISYHFEMDKTLLAMTNHPLLFFAKSPGTPVEFISGEPELLVEERGNQLHICFAQKVTEDNITIFQETPTRYKIIEINDNHRRISQITGKNGLVVPIDASEQVLTAIGNISSFMTVHSAIAAETQPGINTNIEQVEADPTIYMHLLPYGTGFRLEMFVKPFLDGGHYLKPGQGVENIIAEVRGQRLQTKRNLSLEEHMAREVEESCPILDLAIDLEQENDREWHLQDPDDCLQALQELQAIQDRVVIEWPEGEKLNITHQASLKNLNLKVRTSQQNWFALSGEIRLDQDTVIDLRELLAKVKTSHSHFIQIREGQFLALTQEFKKKLEEINLYAEGMTDGEEGELLIHHLAAIPLEKLVDQAEADVDDGWVEQIKRIHESQSFKPQLPSTLRAELRDYQHEGYNWLSRLAHWGVGGCLADDMGLGKTVQALTAMLSLATEGPSLVVAPTSVSNNWQSEANRFTPTLNIKTLTGKNREETIAELGKFDILITTYTLLQQENDLLSAVKWQTVILDEAQAIKNAATKRSKAAMALQARFKLITTGTPVENHLGELWNLFHFINPGLLGSLNRFNERFAIPIERYHNRDARLKLKKLIRPFILRRIKSQVLEELPPRTEITLDVEMSEDEQHFYEALRQNALEVLENNREKKSRHLQILTEIMKLRQACCNPRLIAADTSIGSAKLEVFASVVDELLSGGHKALIFSQFIGHLTILREHLDAKGINYRYLDGSTSSPKRKQEVERFQAGEGDLFLISLKAGGLGLNLTAADYVIHMDPWWNPAVEDQASDRAHRIGQKRPVTIYRLVCKNTIEEKIVKLHQEKRDLAGSLLEGSDMSAKMTSEDLLDLIRGQ; this is encoded by the coding sequence ATGCCAGACCCAAGCAACGATTTACTTCCAATTTACGACAAACTCACTCCCTTTGAGCAGACTCTTCTTCAGTTCCAATCCATTGTCTACGAGCCTGCCCACACGACTCTAATCGTCAACTGCCTGCGCAAACTTGATATTCGCAGCCCACGTGGCAATCGCCCAACTGCTGCCAACCTGAACCATTATTTCACGAAATTCCAAGAAGCTGGCCTGGTCACAAAGGAACGGCAATGTTCTCCACATATTGTAGAGAAACTCAGTCGTATTGCAGTGGCAGAAGGTACTTTTGCAACCTACGCAGAGGTCATTCGAAAAGAGGCACCGGTCTCATACTACTATGGGAAATGGACAACCCGATGCTGGCGTGCCATGCGTGAAATGCGTATTGGTATTTACACCCAGGATTTTGATGTCATCGACGATGCTCTTGAATTTCTCTCTGGCCAATGCCGGGAGATCCTTTCACCATTACCACCCACGGTTCATGTAACAACAGGACCGTTCGACCCCACATGGTTCAGAAGTCTTGCTCCTTCCTTCCAGTTTTTCCTCCTCAATGACATTCTGCGCTACGAGCAGTCAACACTGAACAGCTACCCTGAAATCCTTACTTACCTGGAAGAAGAAACAGGATTAGAAGAACTTAGCCAGGACGAGAAGCTCCCCTTTCAGCGTATTCTCTTTAATCAATATATATTCAGGGGAAGACTTGTCGAAGCAAAACAACTCGTTGAAGAAAACAGTGAAAGTTTTGTCGGCACCGGAGCAGCCGGCACCCTCGCCTTTCTCTCAGGCAACCAAAATAAAACGGCAGACTTATTTGAGCTTGACCTTGATTTTCTTCGCGACCTGACTGGCAGTGAAAAGGCTGCATTCTTCGGCCCCATTGGTCTCTTCCACGCACTTGCCGTCCTCCAGAATGATCAGACAGATAAGGAGCAGAAGGTTGCCCATCAAATCGGTATCGCCCTGTCACTCTTCAGCAAAAGTGTTGAGGAAAAAGCATATCAGGTTCTTGCCAATTTCCTCCAGATACGAAACAGTACAGCACTGCCAGGAGATGAAACAAGCTTCCATAAGGATGATGCACCTCACAGTCTCACCATCCTTGTTACGGCTCTCTCTCAATACTGGCTAAACTCGAACCTCCAGCCTGAATTGAAGCTACTGGTGAAAAGGCTTTACCATCAGGCGCTCACCAATGACTTCCATTTCTTTTCTCTAAACCTTGCAGCTCTTCTGGCAGGAATTGGTGACACTGATGGGGAATACAATGACACAATCACCCGCCTGAAAGGGGAGACGGGCCTCATTCCGCTGATTGACATCCTTGAATCTGAAGAACCGTGGAAACGAAATCTGCAGGCATTGATACAGGTAACTGCCTCTTCGCATGAGTCCAGTAATGCAATGAATGAGCGACTCATCTGGCTGGTGGAGTACAAGAATGGGAAGATGCACATCAACCCCAAAGAGCAGAAACGAAATGCAGCTGGAGTATGGAGTAAAGGCAGACCTATCTCACTTTCCCGGCTCTACTCGGGAAAACTGCCCTACCTGACCGTTCAGGACAGAAAGATTTCAGCATGTATTCAAAAGCAGGTGAACACCGAAACCCATGGCATCAGTTACCATTTCGAAATGGATAAAACATTGCTTGCCATGACCAATCATCCTCTACTCTTCTTCGCAAAATCTCCTGGAACCCCAGTAGAATTCATTAGCGGAGAACCGGAACTTCTGGTTGAAGAACGAGGTAACCAGCTCCATATCTGTTTTGCTCAGAAGGTAACAGAAGACAATATTACCATCTTCCAGGAAACCCCCACCCGTTATAAAATTATTGAAATCAACGACAATCACCGTAGAATTTCCCAGATTACTGGCAAAAATGGTCTTGTTGTTCCCATCGACGCCAGCGAACAGGTGCTCACCGCCATTGGAAATATTTCTTCTTTTATGACAGTCCATTCGGCCATAGCAGCCGAGACACAGCCGGGGATAAACACCAATATTGAGCAGGTTGAAGCAGACCCTACCATTTATATGCACTTACTTCCCTATGGCACCGGTTTCAGACTTGAAATGTTTGTAAAACCCTTTCTTGACGGTGGTCATTACCTGAAACCTGGACAGGGTGTTGAAAATATCATCGCTGAAGTGCGAGGACAGCGACTCCAGACCAAGCGCAACCTCTCCCTTGAAGAGCATATGGCACGGGAAGTGGAAGAATCATGCCCTATTCTCGATCTGGCCATCGATCTCGAACAGGAAAATGATCGTGAATGGCATCTTCAGGACCCCGATGACTGCCTTCAGGCTTTACAGGAATTACAGGCAATACAGGACAGAGTTGTTATTGAATGGCCAGAAGGTGAAAAGTTAAATATCACCCATCAGGCCTCTTTAAAAAACCTCAACCTCAAAGTCCGAACCAGTCAACAAAACTGGTTTGCCCTCTCCGGGGAAATCAGACTGGATCAGGATACGGTAATCGACCTGAGGGAACTTCTTGCCAAAGTAAAAACATCCCATAGCCATTTTATTCAAATCAGGGAAGGTCAATTTCTTGCCCTCACCCAGGAATTCAAAAAGAAGCTCGAAGAGATAAATCTCTATGCGGAAGGGATGACCGATGGTGAAGAGGGGGAACTCCTTATCCATCACCTGGCCGCAATTCCTCTTGAAAAACTGGTTGACCAGGCAGAGGCAGATGTTGACGATGGCTGGGTTGAGCAGATCAAACGTATTCACGAGAGTCAGTCTTTTAAACCGCAGCTACCATCCACTCTCCGTGCTGAACTGCGCGATTATCAACATGAAGGCTATAACTGGCTATCCCGTCTTGCTCACTGGGGTGTTGGCGGATGCCTTGCCGACGATATGGGCCTTGGGAAAACCGTCCAGGCACTTACTGCCATGCTTTCACTGGCAACAGAGGGCCCGTCACTTGTAGTCGCGCCAACTTCCGTCTCCAACAACTGGCAGTCCGAGGCAAATCGTTTCACACCGACATTGAATATCAAGACACTGACCGGAAAAAATCGGGAAGAGACCATCGCCGAACTCGGTAAGTTTGACATCCTGATAACCACTTACACTCTTCTCCAACAGGAGAATGATCTCCTCTCTGCCGTAAAATGGCAAACCGTTATTCTGGACGAGGCTCAGGCTATCAAGAATGCAGCAACCAAACGATCGAAAGCTGCCATGGCACTCCAGGCCCGCTTCAAATTAATCACCACGGGTACCCCCGTAGAAAACCACCTGGGCGAACTCTGGAACCTGTTTCACTTTATAAACCCTGGGCTCCTTGGTTCCCTGAACCGTTTCAACGAACGTTTTGCCATCCCAATTGAGCGATACCACAACCGTGATGCCAGACTCAAGCTGAAAAAACTCATTCGCCCTTTTATTCTACGCCGTATCAAGTCCCAGGTACTGGAAGAGTTACCACCGCGAACTGAGATAACGCTGGATGTGGAGATGAGTGAGGATGAACAACACTTTTACGAAGCCCTCAGACAAAATGCTCTGGAGGTTCTCGAAAATAACAGGGAGAAAAAATCTCGTCATCTTCAGATCCTGACTGAAATAATGAAGCTCCGTCAGGCCTGTTGCAACCCACGACTTATCGCAGCCGACACCAGTATTGGCAGTGCCAAGCTGGAAGTATTTGCCTCCGTCGTTGACGAGCTGCTCAGTGGCGGCCATAAGGCTCTTATATTCAGTCAGTTTATTGGACACCTGACAATCCTGCGCGAACACCTTGACGCCAAAGGAATCAACTACCGATACCTTGATGGCTCTACCAGCAGCCCAAAACGTAAACAGGAAGTTGAGAGGTTCCAGGCAGGTGAAGGTGATCTCTTCCTTATCAGCCTCAAGGCTGGAGGACTTGGTCTAAACCTGACAGCAGCTGATTACGTTATCCATATGGATCCATGGTGGAACCCTGCCGTTGAAGATCAGGCCTCGGATCGCGCCCATCGGATCGGCCAGAAAAGACCTGTAACTATCTACAGACTGGTCTGCAAAAATACCATTGAAGAAAAGATTGTAAAACTGCACCAGGAGAAACGGGATCTGGCGGGAAGTCTGCTGGAAGGATCTGATATGAGCGCCAAAATGACCAGCGAAGATCTGCTCGATCTTATTCGCGGTCAGTAG